One genomic segment of Bacteroides caccae includes these proteins:
- a CDS encoding chorismate transformation enzyme, FkbO/Hyg5 family — MNYCDKIHYSLLTASPEDFPSMIDSLLSRLPEEERILRLVLFGTPVLKDEYVTQRQLFKAKARHFFGDSEPALSYVLQPVPDAPLVMEVHSYRPESDERILYRHYDNIPYVLLENESGRFLFAGGFQGDDPCADMEQWSVEAFRQLKGVLEKESFPVNSIIRQWNYIEQITGYDGAGQHYQSFNNVRTAFYAGSDWSNGYPAATGIGMNMGGVLIDVDAAMFHTPDVFATPIDNKLQVAAHAYSEQVLEEARQKKTTPKFERAKSMTFRERCLVYISGTAAIRGEESLKGVGLERQLQITMENIAQLIGDARLVMLRVYLKNESDYEEARRGLESYGLNIPVSYLRAGVCREELLIEIEGIAID; from the coding sequence ATGAACTATTGTGATAAAATACATTACTCCCTGTTGACTGCTTCCCCGGAAGATTTTCCGTCGATGATAGACAGTTTATTGTCCCGGTTGCCCGAAGAAGAACGTATACTACGTTTGGTCTTGTTCGGTACGCCGGTTTTAAAAGATGAATATGTCACTCAACGTCAGCTATTCAAAGCGAAAGCACGCCATTTCTTTGGAGACAGCGAACCGGCTCTTAGTTATGTTCTGCAACCCGTACCGGATGCTCCTTTAGTCATGGAAGTACATAGCTATCGTCCTGAAAGCGATGAACGGATTTTGTATCGGCACTATGATAATATTCCTTACGTATTGTTGGAAAATGAGTCGGGACGTTTCCTGTTTGCCGGAGGATTTCAGGGCGATGACCCTTGTGCAGATATGGAACAGTGGTCGGTAGAAGCCTTCCGCCAGTTGAAGGGAGTTTTGGAGAAAGAATCGTTTCCTGTCAACAGCATTATTCGTCAATGGAATTATATAGAACAAATCACCGGATATGACGGAGCCGGCCAACATTATCAGTCGTTCAATAATGTGCGTACAGCGTTTTATGCGGGAAGTGATTGGTCGAACGGCTATCCTGCCGCTACGGGAATCGGGATGAACATGGGAGGTGTGCTGATTGATGTGGATGCGGCAATGTTTCACACTCCTGATGTTTTTGCCACTCCTATTGATAATAAACTGCAAGTTGCTGCCCACGCCTATTCCGAGCAGGTGCTTGAAGAAGCCCGGCAGAAAAAAACAACCCCGAAGTTTGAACGGGCCAAGAGCATGACTTTCCGGGAGCGATGTCTGGTTTATATCTCCGGTACAGCCGCAATCAGAGGAGAAGAAAGTCTGAAGGGAGTCGGTTTGGAACGTCAGTTGCAGATTACTATGGAGAATATCGCTCAATTGATAGGTGATGCCCGTTTGGTTATGTTACGTGTTTACCTGAAGAACGAGTCTGATTATGAAGAAGCTCGCAGGGGACTTGAAAGTTATGGACTGAATATTCCTGTTTCCTATTTGCGGGCCGGCGTATGCAGGGAAGAACTATTGATTGAAATAGAGGGAATAGCGATAGATTAA
- a CDS encoding IclR family transcriptional regulator, which translates to MENTEQSLEKTDDNYKVPNLEKGIAVIEYLSSRSEGETLQAIKVALDISQTTAYRILNTLVRLDYLSFDEDTKRYKLTRKLLTLGFRSLNEHNLLETVLPHLRDLRDRVKETACFGVLGDEKGIFIEQARGDHAFCFVLSPGKPFELHCSAPGKAIMAYLPVTVRNRYLSYMTFPRYNSRTITSREVYLEELEKVYQQGYALDNEEELSGVICVGAPVLNYTGYPCGSIWISGPKDRLTEEQLRSTVQIVKEIAGQISAELGYRRV; encoded by the coding sequence ATGGAAAATACAGAGCAAAGTCTGGAAAAAACAGACGATAATTATAAAGTGCCCAATCTGGAAAAAGGCATTGCGGTGATTGAATATCTTTCTTCGAGATCGGAAGGAGAAACATTGCAGGCAATCAAGGTGGCACTTGATATATCACAGACTACCGCCTACCGTATCTTGAATACATTGGTACGTTTGGATTATCTTTCTTTCGATGAAGATACGAAGCGGTATAAATTAACCCGGAAATTGTTAACTCTGGGATTCCGTTCGTTGAATGAACATAATCTGCTGGAAACAGTCTTGCCACATTTACGTGATTTGAGAGACAGGGTGAAGGAAACGGCCTGTTTTGGCGTATTGGGCGATGAAAAAGGCATTTTTATCGAACAAGCTCGAGGAGATCACGCTTTTTGCTTTGTCCTGTCACCCGGTAAACCTTTTGAACTGCATTGTTCTGCGCCGGGAAAAGCAATCATGGCCTATCTGCCGGTCACTGTCCGGAACCGTTATCTTTCTTATATGACTTTCCCTCGTTACAATTCCCGTACTATCACTTCGCGCGAGGTTTATCTGGAAGAATTGGAGAAGGTTTATCAACAGGGATACGCTTTGGACAATGAGGAAGAATTGAGCGGGGTGATTTGTGTAGGCGCACCTGTCTTGAATTATACAGGATATCCTTGTGGCTCTATCTGGATTTCGGGACCGAAAGACCGTTTGACGGAGGAACAGTTGCGAAGTACGGTGCAGATTGTCAAAGAGATAGCCGGACAAATCTCAGCAGAACTAGGATATAGAAGAGTATAA
- a CDS encoding SUMF1/EgtB/PvdO family nonheme iron enzyme translates to MKNWYRILILFLVSSSLLTFTAAAQQKNTDTERALVLKLAAYLKDSSYIKNTIRQIETEKKVETQITGYQKLHKQVQRMLLLQSELKWLNMEAIRLAYEDMKRIEGFDAVKCLPILTELEQQVKQGFGNIYSGDEAVLANAEKAVANKRAILLANPLLNGDKILTVRYQLGNRDRRAMAPELGTQSNNWSNQESARRKGFNADIVELSNLRDEVQIRTIYKPDNTSSIADLKLHWDGDRAMFTQTMSDNRWNVFEVKLNNGDCKKLIDNPEPDLEFYDGTYLPDGRIIANSNIGYQGVPCVNGSDPVGNMVLYTPQSKNLRRLTFDQDANWNPVIMNNGRVMYTRWEYTDLTHYYTRIVMNMNPDGTEQKALYGSGSMFPNSTFDVQPLPGYASAFVGIISGHHGVARSGRLILFDPAKARKGAAGMLQEIPHRNRPIVEEVKDRLVDGVWPQFIKPSPLNDTYFLVAAKLDKNDLWGIYLVDKFDNVTCLHKMEGEGYISPIAVRKTVTPPAIPDRVKLDDKQATVFIQDIYEGEGLKGIPRGTVKSLRLHAYEYAYVQTQSDHNWHGIQSGWDIKRMLGTVPVEEDGSVIFKIPANTPVSIQPLDKDGVAVQWMRSWLTGQPGEIVSCVGCHEDQNQIVIPKRVIASQKAPHALTPPEGGPRSFTFDLEVQPILDRACIACHNGEGKAFDLRGGKKDNRGYGTSYLNLHPYVHRQGGEGDMVVLYPYEYHPNTSELVRLLKKGHYNVQLTDAEWRKIYNWIDYNAPDKGYFNANVLKSFPYQGYDQIERRKQLTDKYAGGAGVDWKKEIADYAAQLKNKGEIKPVMPKKVSPVKEKVLKVKGWPFAPDRVKEMLADEKETVKVLEIAPGVQMTFVRIPAGEFVMGSYHGEPDTYPTTKVKIDKAFWMGELEVTNQQYNTIFPQHDSRYVDQQWKDHVVPGYPANKPEQPVIRVSYNDAMEYCKILSQKTGLNITLPTEAQWEWACRGGSDEDFWFGNLNADFGKKDNLADVTTNKFAVSGVDPQPMSPESPWYKYYTFLPKAANVDDGSLVQVGGKKYEANPFGLYCMHGNVAEWTRSDYVPYPYKENPKKVSEYKVVRGGSYIERPKYSTAYSRKGFYPYQCVFNVGFRVIIED, encoded by the coding sequence ATGAAAAACTGGTACCGCATATTAATATTGTTTTTAGTATCTTCTTCTTTGCTGACTTTTACAGCCGCAGCTCAACAGAAGAATACTGATACTGAGCGCGCGCTCGTCTTGAAACTGGCTGCCTACTTGAAGGATTCTTCTTACATAAAGAATACGATTCGACAAATAGAGACTGAAAAGAAAGTCGAAACCCAAATCACCGGATATCAAAAACTTCATAAGCAAGTGCAACGTATGCTTCTGTTGCAAAGCGAATTGAAGTGGCTGAATATGGAAGCGATTCGTCTGGCTTATGAGGACATGAAGCGGATCGAAGGCTTCGATGCAGTAAAGTGCCTGCCTATTTTGACCGAACTGGAACAACAAGTAAAGCAAGGATTCGGCAATATATATAGCGGTGATGAGGCTGTTTTGGCAAATGCGGAAAAGGCCGTAGCCAATAAGCGTGCTATTTTACTGGCCAACCCATTGTTGAACGGCGATAAGATATTGACCGTTCGTTATCAACTGGGAAACAGGGATCGTCGGGCAATGGCTCCCGAACTGGGTACGCAGTCGAACAACTGGAGTAATCAGGAATCAGCCCGCCGGAAAGGTTTTAACGCCGATATTGTTGAGTTAAGTAATTTGCGTGATGAAGTACAAATCCGCACTATTTATAAGCCTGACAATACTTCTTCCATTGCCGATTTGAAACTGCATTGGGATGGAGACCGTGCGATGTTTACCCAGACAATGTCTGACAATCGTTGGAATGTGTTTGAAGTAAAACTGAATAACGGCGATTGTAAGAAATTGATTGATAATCCCGAACCTGATTTGGAATTTTATGACGGGACTTATCTGCCGGATGGACGTATCATAGCCAATTCGAACATCGGTTACCAGGGAGTACCCTGTGTCAATGGGAGCGACCCTGTAGGAAACATGGTACTTTATACGCCGCAGAGTAAAAATCTCCGCCGTCTGACATTTGATCAGGATGCAAACTGGAATCCGGTGATTATGAATAACGGACGTGTGATGTATACTCGTTGGGAATATACTGACCTGACTCACTATTACACCCGTATTGTGATGAACATGAATCCTGACGGGACGGAGCAAAAGGCACTGTATGGAAGTGGTTCAATGTTTCCCAACAGTACATTTGACGTGCAACCTTTACCCGGTTATGCTTCTGCCTTTGTCGGAATCATTTCGGGACATCACGGGGTGGCACGTTCGGGACGTCTTATTCTGTTCGACCCGGCAAAAGCGCGTAAAGGAGCTGCCGGTATGTTGCAGGAGATTCCTCATCGCAACCGTCCCATCGTTGAAGAAGTGAAAGACAGGTTGGTCGACGGGGTATGGCCTCAATTTATCAAGCCTTCTCCACTCAATGATACTTATTTTCTGGTTGCCGCAAAATTGGATAAGAATGATTTGTGGGGTATCTATCTGGTAGATAAGTTTGATAACGTGACTTGTCTGCATAAAATGGAAGGGGAAGGATATATCAGTCCGATAGCCGTGCGCAAAACGGTGACTCCGCCTGCTATACCCGACCGGGTGAAACTGGACGATAAGCAGGCAACGGTCTTTATACAGGATATTTATGAAGGTGAAGGATTGAAGGGGATTCCGCGTGGAACGGTGAAGTCGCTCCGTTTACACGCTTATGAGTATGCTTATGTCCAGACACAATCTGACCATAACTGGCATGGTATCCAGTCGGGTTGGGATATTAAACGTATGTTGGGTACCGTACCGGTGGAGGAAGACGGCTCGGTTATTTTTAAAATTCCTGCCAATACTCCGGTTTCTATCCAACCCTTGGATAAGGATGGAGTGGCTGTACAATGGATGCGTAGCTGGCTGACAGGGCAACCGGGAGAGATTGTCTCTTGTGTGGGATGCCATGAAGATCAGAATCAGATTGTGATCCCGAAACGTGTGATTGCTTCACAGAAAGCACCGCACGCTCTCACTCCCCCGGAAGGAGGACCCCGTTCGTTTACTTTTGATCTGGAGGTACAGCCTATTCTGGACCGTGCCTGTATCGCTTGCCACAATGGTGAGGGGAAAGCGTTCGATCTGCGTGGAGGCAAGAAAGATAACAGAGGATATGGAACATCCTATCTCAATCTCCACCCTTATGTGCATCGTCAAGGTGGTGAAGGGGATATGGTGGTACTTTATCCTTATGAATATCATCCTAATACTAGTGAGTTGGTCCGTCTTTTGAAAAAAGGACATTATAATGTGCAACTGACGGATGCGGAGTGGAGGAAAATTTATAACTGGATTGACTATAATGCTCCCGACAAAGGATATTTCAATGCCAATGTTCTGAAATCGTTCCCGTATCAGGGATACGACCAGATAGAACGCCGCAAGCAACTGACCGATAAATATGCGGGCGGTGCTGGAGTGGATTGGAAAAAAGAGATTGCCGATTATGCTGCCCAACTGAAAAACAAAGGTGAGATAAAACCGGTAATGCCCAAGAAGGTGAGTCCTGTGAAGGAGAAAGTCCTGAAGGTAAAAGGGTGGCCGTTTGCTCCGGACAGGGTAAAGGAAATGCTAGCCGATGAGAAAGAGACCGTTAAGGTGTTGGAAATAGCTCCGGGCGTTCAAATGACATTTGTACGTATTCCTGCGGGTGAATTTGTTATGGGCAGTTACCATGGGGAGCCGGACACTTATCCCACTACCAAGGTGAAGATAGATAAAGCGTTCTGGATGGGCGAACTGGAAGTGACTAACCAACAGTATAATACTATATTCCCGCAGCATGACAGCCGTTATGTGGATCAACAGTGGAAAGATCATGTCGTTCCGGGGTATCCGGCTAATAAACCGGAGCAGCCTGTTATCCGCGTAAGCTATAATGACGCAATGGAATATTGTAAGATATTGAGTCAAAAGACCGGACTGAACATTACGCTTCCTACCGAAGCGCAATGGGAATGGGCGTGTCGTGGAGGAAGCGACGAGGATTTCTGGTTTGGTAACTTGAATGCGGATTTCGGTAAGAAAGATAACTTGGCCGATGTGACAACCAACAAGTTTGCAGTGAGTGGAGTCGATCCGCAGCCGATGTCTCCCGAATCGCCCTGGTACAAGTATTATACGTTCCTTCCTAAAGCAGCCAATGTGGATGACGGAAGTTTGGTGCAGGTAGGAGGAAAGAAGTATGAGGCAAATCCGTTCGGATTATACTGTATGCATGGCAATGTTGCCGAATGGACGCGTTCGGATTATGTCCCTTATCCGTATAAAGAGAATCCGAAAAAGGTTTCCGAATATAAAGTGGTTCGTGGCGGTTCGTATATTGAACGGCCGAAATATTCCACAGCATACTCACGTAAGGGATTCTATCCTTATCAATGTGTGTTTAATGTCGGTTTCCGTGTCATTATCGAAGATTAA
- the ccsA gene encoding cytochrome c biogenesis protein CcsA, translating to MKATLKRLISSSTTTIVLLLVYGAGLAIATFIEKYQGSEVARSVVYCSPLFFLLQFLIVLNWLAIVIRQRSLKMRKWGMLVTHGAFILILLGALVSHLYGEEGILHLREGETSNRFAVRHAGEVTYHTLPFSVELINFTLTRYPGSSSPSAYESELLVHLDGEVISERVYMNNVLDVKGYRFFQASYDQDEQGTVLSVNRDVAGRTITYTGYAVLLLGLVLCFVDRRSRFMLLSRRLKELRCSFFLMLLTLSSLTVHAGETSVQAREAVLKDVIDSGHAARFGALPLQSGRGRVLPVNTFSSEVLRKLHKSDSFYSLNSDQFLLSVLTMPERWTYIPFIAVPGKELSDFYQLPSGQCAYMDVFDADGNYKLQKKLEEAYGKMPAARTRFDKDLIKFDEQINIFHQLLNWQLLNLFPKEDDPQHTWYAPGDDLSAFSGKDSMFVSRVLAWYVEEVQTSLQSGDWTKPDEIVGMISTYQQAKNKIAGVTSGKMEAEIKYNRLDVFSQCKKGYLIFGGLLLVFAFASLFKRARWMRWASRALGVAVLAVFLFHTYGMGMRWYIAGYAPWSNSYETMVYVAWATVFAGWLFARRSLLTFALATLFGGVILFVSGLNWMDPQINPLVPVLKSPWLMFHVAVIVGAYGFFGISCLLGLVNLVMMSFKKAVLAQRIKELSIINEMSLLIGLALMTIGTFLGAIWANESWGRYWGWDPKETWALVTMIVYAIVTHLHLVPFRNSLWLFNIASVVAFYSVLMTFFGVNYFLSGMHSYGQNDHVGGMFVYLLLSALLVALIGFISFARRQKQNS from the coding sequence ATGAAAGCTACTCTGAAAAGACTGATTTCCTCTTCAACAACGACTATTGTGTTGTTGCTTGTATATGGCGCAGGTTTGGCGATTGCTACTTTTATTGAGAAGTATCAGGGGAGTGAAGTAGCCCGATCGGTGGTGTACTGTTCTCCTTTGTTTTTCCTTCTTCAATTTTTGATAGTACTCAATTGGTTGGCTATCGTTATCAGGCAACGTTCGCTGAAAATGCGCAAATGGGGAATGTTAGTTACTCACGGGGCTTTCATTCTAATTCTGCTGGGAGCATTGGTATCTCATCTTTATGGTGAGGAAGGTATTCTTCATTTGCGTGAGGGAGAGACGAGCAATCGCTTCGCTGTCCGTCACGCCGGTGAAGTGACTTACCATACGCTGCCTTTTAGTGTGGAACTGATAAATTTTACATTAACCCGTTATCCCGGTTCGTCCAGCCCGTCTGCGTATGAAAGTGAGTTGCTGGTACATCTGGATGGAGAAGTCATTTCGGAACGGGTTTATATGAATAATGTGCTGGATGTGAAAGGTTATCGTTTCTTTCAGGCTTCTTATGATCAGGATGAACAGGGTACGGTGCTTTCTGTCAACCGTGATGTGGCTGGACGTACCATCACTTACACCGGATATGCTGTTCTGTTGCTCGGTCTGGTATTGTGTTTTGTAGACAGGCGTTCACGCTTTATGTTACTCAGCCGGCGGTTGAAGGAGTTGCGTTGTTCGTTCTTCCTTATGTTGCTGACGCTCTCTTCTTTGACGGTTCATGCCGGTGAGACCTCGGTACAAGCGAGGGAGGCAGTGCTGAAAGACGTCATTGATAGCGGGCATGCTGCCCGTTTTGGTGCATTGCCTCTTCAGTCGGGAAGAGGGCGTGTACTTCCTGTCAATACCTTCTCGTCTGAAGTATTGAGGAAACTGCATAAGTCTGATTCCTTTTATTCTTTAAATTCCGACCAGTTTCTTCTTAGTGTTTTGACAATGCCGGAACGTTGGACGTATATTCCATTTATTGCTGTTCCCGGCAAGGAATTGAGTGACTTTTATCAGTTGCCGTCCGGACAATGCGCCTATATGGATGTATTTGATGCGGACGGGAATTATAAATTGCAGAAGAAGTTGGAAGAAGCATACGGTAAGATGCCTGCTGCGCGGACTCGTTTTGATAAAGACCTGATTAAGTTTGACGAGCAGATTAACATCTTTCATCAGTTGCTTAATTGGCAGCTGTTGAATCTCTTTCCGAAAGAAGACGACCCGCAACATACGTGGTATGCTCCGGGGGATGATTTGTCGGCTTTTTCGGGAAAAGACTCGATGTTTGTCTCCCGGGTGTTGGCTTGGTATGTGGAAGAAGTACAGACTTCCTTGCAGAGTGGCGACTGGACAAAGCCTGATGAAATAGTAGGTATGATTTCCACTTATCAACAGGCAAAGAATAAGATAGCCGGTGTCACTTCCGGGAAAATGGAGGCGGAGATAAAATATAACCGTTTGGATGTGTTCAGCCAGTGCAAGAAAGGATATCTGATTTTTGGCGGGTTATTGCTGGTGTTTGCTTTTGCTTCTTTATTCAAGCGTGCCCGTTGGATGCGTTGGGCAAGTCGGGCACTTGGTGTGGCTGTCCTGGCGGTTTTTCTTTTCCATACGTACGGAATGGGGATGCGCTGGTATATTGCAGGATATGCTCCGTGGAGCAATTCATATGAAACAATGGTCTACGTTGCCTGGGCTACGGTTTTTGCCGGTTGGCTGTTCGCGCGTCGTAGTCTGCTGACTTTCGCTTTGGCTACGTTGTTCGGTGGAGTCATCTTGTTTGTATCGGGACTGAACTGGATGGACCCGCAGATAAATCCGCTTGTTCCTGTTCTCAAGTCGCCGTGGCTGATGTTTCATGTAGCTGTTATTGTAGGTGCATACGGATTCTTCGGTATCAGTTGCCTGCTCGGACTAGTTAATCTGGTGATGATGAGTTTTAAGAAGGCAGTGCTGGCACAGCGGATAAAAGAATTGAGTATTATCAACGAAATGTCTCTTCTGATTGGACTGGCTTTGATGACGATAGGAACATTTCTTGGAGCTATCTGGGCTAATGAGTCGTGGGGACGTTACTGGGGGTGGGACCCGAAAGAGACGTGGGCGCTGGTTACGATGATCGTTTACGCCATTGTCACTCATCTTCATCTGGTGCCGTTCAGAAACAGCCTATGGCTGTTCAACATAGCTTCGGTAGTCGCTTTTTACAGTGTGTTGATGACGTTCTTCGGAGTGAATTATTTCCTGAGTGGTATGCATTCCTATGGACAAAACGACCATGTCGGAGGAATGTTTGTCTATCTTTTGCTGTCGGCACTTTTGGTCGCGCTGATTGGATTTATCTCTTTCGCGAGAAGACAGAAACAGAATAGCTAA
- a CDS encoding beta-propeller domain-containing protein, producing the protein MKNFILLVALFLVAPFAQGSSPQHLLVGGSGWNKIAIINKDTKEIVWEYPLEKGWECNSVAATKAGEILFSYSKGAKMITRDGRELWNIAAPAGCEMQTARILPDGNALVAWCGHPSTILEVNMKGEVLSKTEFETGIERPHAQFRQINKNKKGNYLVPLFATSEVREIAPNGQLLNSVKLSGTPFSSAFLDNGDCLVACGDAHCFVQLNLESNRIVRRVNANDIEGVQLFFVAQLFPLQNGGLYICNWQGHDREAGKGKHPQLVEIDSEGKVVWQLNDKVKFGMISTICPIRE; encoded by the coding sequence ATGAAGAATTTTATATTGTTAGTTGCTTTATTCCTTGTTGCACCGTTTGCTCAAGGCAGTTCCCCTCAGCATCTGTTGGTCGGTGGTTCCGGCTGGAATAAGATTGCCATAATCAATAAAGACACAAAAGAAATAGTCTGGGAATATCCTCTGGAAAAAGGCTGGGAATGTAACTCGGTGGCAGCCACGAAAGCGGGAGAAATTCTTTTTTCCTACTCCAAAGGAGCAAAAATGATAACCCGTGACGGGCGGGAACTCTGGAATATCGCCGCACCCGCAGGATGTGAGATGCAGACGGCACGTATATTGCCGGACGGTAATGCATTAGTAGCTTGGTGCGGTCATCCGTCTACCATTCTGGAGGTAAATATGAAAGGAGAGGTCCTTTCTAAAACCGAGTTTGAAACAGGGATCGAACGTCCTCATGCACAATTCCGTCAAATAAACAAGAATAAGAAAGGCAATTATCTTGTGCCTTTATTTGCCACTTCGGAAGTGCGCGAAATTGCCCCTAATGGTCAACTGCTGAATAGTGTAAAGCTCTCCGGTACTCCTTTTTCCTCTGCTTTTCTGGACAACGGAGACTGTCTGGTTGCTTGTGGAGACGCTCATTGTTTCGTGCAACTGAATCTTGAATCGAACCGGATTGTTCGCCGGGTGAATGCCAATGACATAGAAGGTGTACAACTCTTTTTTGTAGCCCAACTCTTTCCTTTGCAGAATGGGGGACTTTATATCTGTAACTGGCAAGGGCACGACCGCGAAGCCGGTAAAGGGAAACACCCCCAGTTGGTCGAGATTGATTCGGAAGGCAAAGTGGTGTGGCAACTGAATGATAAAGTTAAATTCGGCATGATTTCTACTATTTGTCCGATTCGAGAATAG
- a CDS encoding Lrp/AsnC family transcriptional regulator, with translation MDTFDKLDKVDLQILRTLQENARLTTKELAARVSLSSTPVFERLKRLESGGYIKKYIAVLDAEKLNQGFVVFCSVKLRRLNRDIAAEFTRIIQDIPEVTECYNISGSYDYLLKIHAPNMKYYQEFILNVLGTIDSLGSLESTFVMAEVKHRYGIHI, from the coding sequence ATGGATACTTTTGATAAATTGGATAAAGTGGATTTGCAGATACTCCGTACTCTGCAAGAGAATGCCCGATTGACGACAAAAGAGTTGGCTGCACGGGTGAGTCTTTCATCAACTCCTGTCTTTGAACGGCTCAAACGGCTCGAAAGCGGCGGATATATAAAGAAATATATTGCTGTGCTGGATGCTGAAAAGTTGAATCAGGGATTCGTCGTGTTTTGCAGTGTGAAGCTCAGACGGCTGAACAGGGATATTGCAGCAGAGTTTACGCGAATCATACAAGATATTCCTGAAGTAACCGAATGCTATAATATATCGGGAAGTTATGATTATCTGCTCAAGATTCATGCTCCGAATATGAAGTATTATCAAGAGTTTATTCTAAATGTACTAGGCACTATCGATAGTCTGGGGTCATTGGAAAGTACTTTTGTCATGGCTGAGGTGAAACACCGGTATGGGATACATATTTAG
- a CDS encoding YncE family protein, with amino-acid sequence MIRNFLLICLLGCGISLATAGNPPFFTTGTAVNEKGELLMTQKGTRQLDVFAADGKTLLRSYPFKETPTGVLLDGDKAYVTTFEKTGRLEVLSLKSGQIEAAIPTGSGACYPIFSADKKHIYVCNQFAGTVSEIDPATCKVVRSVKVLREPRSAIFSKDGRYLFVANFLPAQRADLNIVAACVSVIEVKSFTKVKDIQLANGSNALRDMCITPDGKYIYVSHNLGRFMVPTSQLQQGWMNTSAFSIINVEKQEFEGAVLVDEPDRGAAGVWGIACDEKHIYVAHSGTHEISVIDHSRMLDKFRNYADKGRLDYDLTFLYGLRKRIPLQGNGPRHLLLSNNKLIIPTYFADVLNMVDLNTFSVAAVNMNVGRTETKEQKGEKYFNDAGHCYQGWQSCNGCHPGDGRTDGMNWDLMNDGVGNPKNCKSLLYSHVTPPNMISGIRAKAEVAVRAGFRYIQFYEPEEEMAECVDAYMKSLRPVPSPYLVDGELSEKAKAGRKVFDKLKCGDCHNGPFYTDLKMHRIGEDVEFEKGWDTPTLVECWRTAPYLFDGRAATMQEVFEVHKHGIDKKVSKKEIEELTEYVNSL; translated from the coding sequence ATGATAAGGAACTTTTTGCTAATTTGCTTGCTCGGTTGCGGCATATCTTTGGCAACAGCCGGAAACCCTCCTTTCTTTACTACAGGTACTGCTGTTAACGAGAAAGGAGAATTATTGATGACCCAGAAAGGAACCAGACAGTTGGATGTATTTGCTGCCGACGGGAAAACTTTGCTCCGTTCGTACCCGTTTAAGGAAACTCCCACAGGAGTTTTACTTGATGGTGATAAAGCGTATGTGACTACTTTCGAGAAAACCGGGCGGTTGGAGGTCTTGTCGTTGAAGTCGGGACAGATAGAAGCAGCTATTCCTACCGGTTCGGGAGCTTGCTATCCGATATTCTCGGCGGACAAGAAGCATATCTATGTATGCAATCAATTTGCAGGTACAGTAAGTGAGATAGATCCGGCAACGTGTAAAGTTGTCAGAAGCGTGAAAGTCTTACGCGAACCAAGGTCCGCTATATTCAGTAAGGACGGACGATATCTATTTGTGGCTAACTTTCTGCCGGCACAAAGGGCGGACTTGAACATAGTGGCGGCTTGTGTATCTGTAATTGAAGTGAAAAGTTTCACTAAAGTAAAGGATATCCAACTGGCAAACGGCAGTAATGCTTTGCGGGATATGTGTATTACTCCCGACGGTAAGTATATTTATGTATCTCATAATTTAGGGCGTTTTATGGTACCTACCTCTCAATTACAGCAGGGGTGGATGAATACAAGTGCTTTCAGTATCATCAACGTAGAAAAGCAGGAATTTGAAGGAGCCGTATTGGTGGACGAACCCGACCGGGGCGCTGCCGGTGTGTGGGGGATCGCCTGTGATGAGAAGCACATCTACGTAGCCCATAGCGGGACACATGAAATAAGCGTAATCGACCATTCCCGAATGTTGGATAAGTTTCGGAATTATGCGGATAAAGGTCGTTTGGACTATGACCTGACTTTTCTTTACGGACTCCGCAAAAGGATTCCTTTGCAGGGCAACGGACCACGTCATCTTCTTCTCTCGAATAATAAACTGATTATTCCTACCTATTTCGCCGATGTATTAAATATGGTAGATCTGAATACGTTCTCGGTGGCTGCCGTTAATATGAATGTGGGACGTACCGAGACGAAAGAACAAAAAGGAGAGAAGTACTTTAATGATGCGGGACATTGTTATCAGGGGTGGCAAAGTTGTAACGGATGTCATCCCGGAGACGGCCGTACGGACGGTATGAACTGGGATTTGATGAACGATGGAGTAGGGAATCCTAAAAACTGCAAGAGCCTGCTTTATAGCCACGTGACGCCTCCCAATATGATTTCGGGTATTCGTGCCAAAGCTGAAGTAGCTGTACGTGCAGGATTCCGGTATATTCAGTTCTATGAGCCGGAAGAAGAAATGGCCGAATGTGTGGACGCGTATATGAAGTCTTTACGCCCGGTTCCGAGCCCGTATTTAGTAGATGGAGAATTGTCGGAAAAAGCGAAGGCGGGAAGAAAAGTCTTTGATAAGTTGAAATGTGGCGATTGTCATAACGGTCCTTTCTATACGGATCTGAAAATGCATCGGATTGGTGAAGATGTCGAGTTTGAGAAAGGATGGGATACACCTACGCTGGTAGAATGTTGGCGTACGGCTCCTTATTTGTTTGACGGACGTGCTGCCACTATGCAAGAAGTGTTCGAAGTTCACAAGCACGGAATTGACAAGAAAGTATCCAAGAAAGAAATAGAGGAATTAACTGAATATGTAAATTCTCTTTAA